In bacterium, a single window of DNA contains:
- the lptD_1 gene encoding LPS-assembly protein LptD, producing the protein MRRLPLSLSLLCLALHLPLGAAYGQGLIEPLESEEQDETTPEVEAEVTPDQTVPPPYTPPAITYQESREGIAGPPLPNLSDLPSLDPEIFFDPSAMPGPLPPPPNVTIQARPGTKFADIQADLIIQDRVEELVTLEGNVVVTYEDTIVRAAQGFLDEKHEVAMFWGEGGVEVESKDGVLNTLDLTLEYSDDVKKMTAVGAVKALVYAKQPKPLPAKPSRRQKLENALRERETTLTGDNLHYWWGTKEFHLWVEPETPGVATIVQEGRTAKARDIHYVKTPDEQLVMDGAVELWQVDGQWLYTHDLVEKRDSKLLKALLAVASTLTCDKLLHEEHRKLTHFDGAVHWKQADKEAKAAKVILDDSPRVWEDPADAPPAIMLVGQETVHLTPEQVREQGITFQPGAFVDEEGNPSAEATDLEAIPPSEYGGQVLIAEGAVWGQQTSGDWLFTYEVIEPDEDEKVKEDARRPAEGWAERVVVRLDTEDLEAEGNVRMRQPHQWSRADAISYEKGSDQLTLTGEVQMRRRDKQMVLADLGILHLSSDVFEAYGHVESALIVNTDDQKPSDIEGGVTLSPLPGESAHTLRDPNVAEEAPEAPAAEGSAGAVAGESKDVPASGSAAEEEAKKPESGEPASTDEEREPKSEGDESGEPEQQEDQE; encoded by the coding sequence GTGACGCCTGATCAGACGGTGCCGCCGCCGTACACCCCCCCGGCGATCACGTATCAAGAGTCCCGGGAGGGGATCGCAGGTCCGCCGCTCCCCAATCTGAGCGACCTCCCATCGCTGGATCCTGAAATCTTCTTCGACCCTTCAGCCATGCCCGGGCCCCTGCCGCCGCCTCCCAATGTCACGATCCAGGCGCGACCAGGGACGAAGTTCGCCGACATCCAGGCTGACCTGATCATCCAGGACCGGGTTGAGGAACTGGTGACCCTCGAAGGGAATGTCGTGGTTACTTACGAAGACACCATTGTCCGGGCGGCTCAGGGATTCCTGGATGAAAAGCATGAAGTCGCGATGTTCTGGGGCGAGGGGGGGGTAGAGGTCGAGAGCAAGGATGGCGTGTTGAACACGCTCGACCTGACCCTGGAGTATTCCGATGACGTGAAGAAAATGACCGCTGTTGGGGCGGTCAAAGCCCTGGTGTATGCCAAGCAACCGAAGCCCCTGCCGGCGAAGCCCTCGCGACGTCAAAAACTGGAAAACGCCCTCCGGGAGCGGGAGACCACCCTCACCGGGGACAACCTGCACTACTGGTGGGGGACGAAAGAGTTCCATCTGTGGGTCGAGCCGGAGACTCCCGGAGTCGCGACCATCGTCCAGGAAGGGCGGACCGCCAAAGCCCGGGATATTCACTACGTTAAAACTCCCGATGAGCAACTGGTCATGGATGGGGCCGTGGAACTCTGGCAGGTCGATGGCCAATGGCTCTACACCCACGATCTGGTGGAAAAGAGAGACTCTAAGCTCCTCAAAGCACTGCTGGCAGTGGCCAGTACGCTCACCTGCGACAAGCTGCTACATGAGGAGCACCGGAAGCTGACCCACTTCGATGGGGCGGTCCACTGGAAACAGGCCGATAAAGAAGCGAAGGCGGCCAAAGTCATCCTGGATGACTCCCCCCGCGTGTGGGAGGACCCCGCCGACGCCCCGCCAGCCATCATGCTGGTGGGCCAGGAAACGGTGCATCTCACACCGGAGCAGGTCCGGGAACAGGGCATCACGTTCCAGCCGGGGGCGTTTGTGGATGAGGAGGGGAACCCTTCGGCCGAAGCCACAGACCTCGAAGCGATTCCACCAAGCGAGTATGGAGGCCAGGTGCTGATCGCTGAAGGCGCAGTCTGGGGGCAGCAGACGAGTGGCGACTGGCTCTTCACCTATGAGGTCATCGAGCCCGATGAGGACGAGAAGGTCAAAGAAGACGCGCGTCGTCCAGCAGAAGGCTGGGCCGAGCGCGTGGTGGTACGCCTGGACACCGAAGATCTCGAAGCGGAGGGGAATGTCCGGATGCGGCAGCCCCACCAGTGGAGCCGGGCCGACGCCATCAGTTACGAGAAGGGCAGCGACCAGCTGACACTCACCGGCGAAGTGCAGATGCGTCGACGCGACAAGCAGATGGTGCTGGCGGACCTGGGGATCCTGCATCTTTCCAGCGATGTGTTCGAGGCGTATGGGCATGTCGAAAGTGCACTGATCGTGAACACCGATGATCAAAAGCCGAGCGACATCGAGGGAGGTGTCACCTTAAGTCCCCTGCCCGGCGAAAGTGCGCATACGCTGCGGGATCCCAACGTTGCGGAAGAAGCACCGGAAGCCCCAGCAGCGGAAGGCTCGGCAGGCGCAGTAGCGGGTGAGTCAAAGGACGTTCCGGCTTCGGGGAGCGCTGCCGAGGAAGAAGCGAAGAAGCCCGAGTCCGGGGAGCCAGCATCCACTGATGAGGAACGCGAGCCCAAAAGCGAGGGGGATGAGTCGGGGGAACCCGAACAGCAGGAGGACCAGGAGTAG
- the sigA gene encoding RNA polymerase sigma factor SigA: MERTRTETWFKRNVLGHDEFKAILEGARSLGYTFEEKVEEFCQLAPNVNETDVDLVRSYLKDQGILVTNRSGHAVLKPKAKAEPRAKLDSDNRYAPDVKIDDSVKVYLREIGWVPLLKSTEEVELAKTINDESLPDRRRQKARDKLTIANLRLVVSIAKKYKTQGLSFLDLVQEGNLGLMRAVQKFDYSKGFKFSTYATWWIRQAITRALADQEDIIRKPVHIVEKINKLKKAASEYSQQNGIDPTPVELGKKIGMSAKKVQEIKKIAQRPISLETPIGEDDNSQLQNFLEDKTIAAPDATVMKRLLREELDRVLNTLAEREREVIRKRFGFDDGHSYTLEEVGREFGVTRERIRQIEAKALRRLKSVKRSKRIKDFLDLN, encoded by the coding sequence ATGGAACGAACCCGGACCGAAACCTGGTTCAAACGGAATGTCCTTGGACACGACGAGTTCAAGGCCATTCTCGAAGGCGCCCGCTCGTTGGGCTACACCTTCGAGGAAAAAGTCGAAGAGTTTTGCCAGCTCGCCCCGAACGTCAACGAGACCGATGTCGACCTCGTCCGGTCGTATCTGAAGGACCAGGGCATCCTGGTCACGAATCGATCCGGACATGCGGTGCTGAAACCCAAGGCGAAGGCAGAACCCCGCGCCAAGCTCGACTCGGACAATCGCTATGCCCCCGACGTCAAGATCGATGACTCGGTGAAGGTCTATCTGCGCGAGATCGGGTGGGTCCCCCTCCTGAAGTCCACCGAAGAAGTGGAACTCGCCAAGACGATCAACGACGAGTCATTGCCTGACCGCCGTCGGCAAAAAGCCCGGGACAAGCTCACCATCGCGAACCTGCGACTGGTAGTCTCCATCGCCAAGAAGTACAAGACGCAGGGACTGAGCTTCCTGGACCTGGTCCAGGAAGGCAACCTCGGCCTCATGCGGGCGGTGCAGAAGTTCGACTACTCCAAGGGCTTCAAGTTCTCGACCTATGCGACGTGGTGGATCCGACAGGCCATCACCCGTGCGCTGGCGGACCAGGAAGACATCATCCGCAAGCCTGTCCACATCGTCGAGAAGATCAACAAGCTCAAGAAAGCCGCGAGCGAGTACTCCCAGCAGAACGGGATCGATCCGACTCCGGTCGAACTGGGCAAGAAGATCGGGATGTCGGCGAAAAAGGTGCAGGAGATCAAGAAGATCGCCCAGCGCCCCATCAGCCTCGAGACTCCCATCGGTGAAGACGACAACTCGCAGCTCCAGAACTTCCTGGAAGACAAGACCATCGCGGCGCCCGATGCAACGGTGATGAAGCGACTCCTCCGGGAAGAGCTCGACCGGGTGCTCAACACCCTGGCAGAGCGGGAGCGGGAAGTCATCCGCAAGCGCTTCGGCTTCGACGATGGCCATTCCTACACCCTGGAGGAAGTCGGACGCGAGTTCGGCGTCACCCGGGAGCGGATCCGGCAGATCGAGGCCAAGGCCCTCCGACGCCTCAAGTCCGTCAAGCGCTCCAAGCGGATCAAAGACTTTCTGGATCTGAACTAG
- the resA_3 gene encoding Thiol-disulfide oxidoreductase ResA → MSRPRTWILLGLGSLLLLGAGAVLGLAADTTDTEAVTLQVGDQAPAWTLEGTGKRKVSLGDYAGKKHVVLIFYPRDFTSVCTRQLCQLRDDYSQFSDLGAVGFGINDDPMESHEKFVAEQEFPFPLLVDHGLKVAASYGAAREGQSFVDRTVVIIGKDGTVLFYAKGVPSTADMVAAIKQADNAK, encoded by the coding sequence ATGTCGCGACCACGCACCTGGATTCTGCTGGGCCTGGGGAGTCTGCTCCTCCTGGGGGCTGGCGCGGTCCTTGGCCTGGCCGCTGATACCACCGACACCGAGGCCGTCACTCTGCAGGTCGGGGATCAGGCCCCCGCATGGACCCTGGAGGGGACCGGGAAGCGGAAGGTCTCGCTGGGCGACTACGCCGGCAAAAAGCATGTCGTGCTGATTTTCTATCCCCGGGACTTCACCAGCGTCTGTACCCGTCAGCTCTGTCAGCTCCGGGATGACTACAGTCAGTTCTCGGACCTGGGGGCTGTGGGTTTCGGCATTAACGATGACCCCATGGAGTCCCACGAGAAGTTCGTCGCAGAACAGGAGTTTCCGTTCCCGCTGCTGGTCGATCACGGCCTGAAAGTGGCGGCTTCCTATGGCGCGGCTCGGGAAGGGCAATCATTCGTCGACCGGACAGTTGTCATCATCGGCAAGGACGGCACGGTGCTTTTCTACGCAAAGGGCGTGCCCTCAACGGCCGACATGGTCGCAGCGATCAAGCAGGCGGACAACGCAAAGTAG